One Ranitomeya variabilis isolate aRanVar5 chromosome 5, aRanVar5.hap1, whole genome shotgun sequence DNA window includes the following coding sequences:
- the LOC143774717 gene encoding olfactory receptor 1500-like — protein MSLEVLEFLEVNNLTVNAEFFLLGFQNGQRSTILLFCLLLVVYCGTICGNLLIITLVSISKNLHTPMYFFISQLSISDILLASDIVPDTLHILLNNGGTTTFTGCISQFYFFCVCEIFECFLLTVMSYDRYVAICNPLRYTSTMTSDRCVILAAMCWVFSFSITLMYCITISMLEFCGPNIIDHFFCDFVPLLENSCSATYTIELEVFIMCFPILFIPLTVIFISYINIIVTILRFQSNVSRKKAFSTCSAHLFVVSIFFSTLLSVYLFPKGEQTLNISKILSLLYTVLTPLINPIIYSLRNKDIKKSVQEIIRFVLGDNYILSSR, from the exons ATGTCGCTTGAGGTTCTTGAGTTCCTTGAG GTGAACAATCTGACTGTGAATGCAGAATTTTTTCTATTAGGATTTCAAAATGGCCAACGTTCAACTATTTTATTGTTCTGTCTTCTTCTGGTTGTATATTGTGGGacaatatgtgggaatctccttATCATCACCCTAGTGTCCATCAGCAAGAACCTCCACACTCCAATGTACTTCTTCATCTCACAACTGTCCATCAGCGACATCTTGTTGGCCTCAGATATTGTCCCTGACACACTACATATCCTACTAAACAATGGGGGAACCACCACTTTTACTGGTTGTATCAgtcagttttattttttttgtgtatgtgaaatATTTGAATGTTTCCTCCTCACGGTGATGTCCTACGACAGATATGTGGCCATCTGTAATCCTCTCCGTTACACGTCTACCATGACAAGTGACCGCTGTGTGATATTGGCCGCTATGTGTTGGGTGTTCAGTTTTTCTATTACATTGATGTACTGTATAACAATATCGATGCTGGAATTTTGTGGACCAAATATTATTGACCATTTCTTTTGCGATTTTGTTCCTTTATTAGAAAATTCTTGCTCTGCTACATACACTATTGAGTTGGAGGTCTTTATAATGTGTTTCCCAATACTGTTCATCCCTCTCACAGTGATTTTTATCTCTTATATTAATATTATTGTCACCATCTTGAGGTTTCAATCAAATGTAAGTAGAAAAAAGGCTTTCTCCACCTGTAGCGCCCATCTTTTTGTAGTATCCATATTCTTTAGTACTCTACTGAGTGTTTATCTCTTCCCTAAAGGAGAACAGACACTGAACATTAGTAAAATCTTATCACTGCTTTATACTGTTTTAACACCATTGATAAATCCCATAATATACAGTTTGAGAAATAAAGACATAAAAAAATCTGTACAGGAAATAATCAGATTTGTACTTGGTGATAATTATATATTATCCTCAAGATGA